In Flavobacterium sp., a single window of DNA contains:
- the mnmE gene encoding tRNA uridine-5-carboxymethylaminomethyl(34) synthesis GTPase MnmE, whose protein sequence is MINQDSIVALATPSGAGAIAIIRISGAEAISIGNSVFKSIKNKDLTKQKTHTLHLGHIIDNEKTLDEVLVSVFKGPNSYTGEDTIEISCHGSTYIQQQIIQLLLRKGCRMADAGEFTLRAFLNGKLDLSQAEAVADLISSDNEASHQIAMQQMRGGFSNEIAKLREELLNFASLIELELDFAEEDVEFADRTQFHELLNRIEFVLKRLIDSFAVGNVIKNGIPVAIVGEPNVGKSTLLNALLNEERAIVSDIAGTTRDTIEDELVIAGIGFRFIDTAGIRETKDVVESIGIKKTFEKIDQAQVVIYLFDGLKFKASSSEFVSEIEQIKNKYPLKPLIIVVNKKDILSEDEVLNITNKLENINAKLLLISAKEKIGVEDLKNELLSFVNTGALRNNETIVTNTRHYDSLLKALDEIQKVKFGLETNLSSDLIALDIREALYQFGLITGQVSNDELLGNIFANFCIGK, encoded by the coding sequence ATGATAAATCAAGATTCTATAGTTGCATTAGCTACTCCATCCGGAGCCGGGGCTATTGCTATTATCCGTATTTCAGGTGCTGAAGCAATTTCAATTGGTAATTCTGTTTTTAAATCTATCAAAAACAAGGATTTAACTAAACAAAAAACACATACACTGCATTTAGGTCATATTATTGACAATGAAAAAACGCTTGATGAAGTTTTAGTTTCGGTATTCAAAGGCCCAAATTCTTATACGGGTGAAGATACAATCGAAATTTCATGTCACGGCTCAACTTATATACAACAGCAGATTATTCAGTTATTATTGAGAAAAGGCTGTCGAATGGCCGATGCGGGTGAATTTACGCTAAGAGCTTTTCTAAATGGTAAATTGGATTTATCTCAGGCAGAAGCAGTTGCTGATTTGATTTCTTCTGATAATGAAGCTTCCCATCAAATTGCGATGCAGCAGATGCGAGGCGGATTTAGTAACGAAATTGCTAAATTAAGGGAAGAACTTTTGAATTTTGCTTCGCTGATTGAACTCGAACTTGACTTTGCCGAAGAAGATGTAGAATTTGCAGACAGAACACAGTTTCATGAATTATTAAATCGGATTGAATTTGTTTTAAAACGTTTAATTGATTCATTTGCAGTTGGAAATGTCATTAAAAACGGAATTCCGGTTGCTATTGTCGGCGAGCCAAATGTTGGTAAATCAACTCTTTTGAATGCTTTATTAAATGAAGAACGCGCTATTGTTTCTGACATTGCCGGAACAACGCGAGATACAATTGAAGATGAGCTGGTTATTGCCGGAATTGGTTTTCGATTTATTGATACGGCAGGTATTCGTGAAACTAAAGACGTTGTAGAAAGTATTGGAATTAAAAAAACTTTTGAAAAAATCGATCAGGCTCAAGTTGTGATTTACTTGTTTGACGGTTTAAAGTTTAAAGCTTCAAGTTCTGAATTTGTTTCGGAAATCGAACAGATTAAAAATAAATATCCTTTAAAACCTCTAATTATTGTGGTTAATAAAAAAGATATTTTGTCTGAAGATGAAGTTTTAAATATTACGAATAAACTCGAAAATATAAACGCTAAACTTTTATTAATCTCAGCAAAAGAGAAAATTGGCGTTGAAGATTTGAAAAATGAATTACTTTCATTTGTAAACACGGGAGCTTTGAGAAATAATGAAACAATTGTAACTAATACAAGACATTATGATTCGTTACTAAAAGCTTTGGATGAGATACAAAAAGTAAAATTTGGTTTGGAAACTAATCTTTCAAGTGATTTAATTGCTCTTGATATCCGTGAAGCTTTATATCAGTTTGGACTTATCACAGGTCAGGTTTCAAATGACGAATTACTGGGGAATATATTTGCTAATTTCTGCATCGGGAAATAG
- a CDS encoding arylsulfatase has product MIMTDDVGWGDLGSYGGGVMRGAPTPNLDRMASEGMRFVNYYGQSSCTAGRASFITGRIPVRTALSAVLVPGDPNGLSKETPTIAEALKKGGYSTVFIGKWHLGDKEDNYPIAHGYDEMYNMLPYYAGVYAYDDKILHPNFPSDDTEFLKVWNSINLGEFEGKAGQKAKVVKQKVGFADLAVVDDEMRSKAVDYIKQHAKDSKPFFATICFEKVHNPNNPSPRWKGKSPGGGNYLDALMEMDDNSGQILQAVRDAGIEKNTLIIWTTDNGAWVDAWPDAGYTPFRGMKGSVYEGGFRVPALAWWPGHIKAGSLNTDMFSHMDWWPTIASIIGQPVPAHEWKDNEGNPIIFDGLDLSASLLGTGPGIRQDFYFFAGQAFGAVRVKNFKFLFTAKDSWLGSDKPLKVVATYDLLWDPAEQRDMTFNGAAPNNGNSPGHFSGSDNGWAGMYMAPRVIKLFDEMKKIPNKKYIPFGEGLPKIIPDEYK; this is encoded by the coding sequence ATGATAATGACTGATGATGTTGGTTGGGGAGATTTAGGTAGTTATGGCGGTGGAGTTATGAGAGGAGCTCCAACTCCAAATTTAGATCGTATGGCCTCGGAAGGAATGCGATTTGTAAATTATTATGGACAATCAAGCTGTACAGCAGGGAGAGCATCATTCATAACAGGAAGAATTCCTGTTCGTACTGCACTATCTGCCGTATTGGTTCCCGGAGATCCAAATGGGTTATCAAAAGAAACACCTACTATAGCTGAAGCGTTGAAAAAAGGAGGCTATTCTACTGTTTTTATAGGCAAGTGGCACTTAGGAGATAAAGAAGATAATTATCCTATAGCGCACGGATATGATGAAATGTATAATATGCTGCCCTATTATGCTGGCGTTTATGCTTATGATGATAAAATACTTCATCCAAATTTTCCCTCTGATGATACTGAATTCTTAAAAGTATGGAATTCCATTAATCTTGGTGAATTTGAAGGGAAAGCGGGGCAAAAAGCAAAAGTTGTAAAGCAAAAAGTTGGGTTTGCAGATTTAGCTGTTGTCGATGACGAAATGCGTTCTAAAGCGGTTGATTATATAAAACAACATGCAAAAGACAGTAAACCATTTTTTGCAACTATATGTTTTGAGAAGGTTCATAACCCAAATAATCCGTCACCACGCTGGAAAGGTAAATCGCCAGGAGGGGGTAATTATCTAGATGCTTTAATGGAAATGGATGATAATTCCGGACAAATTCTGCAGGCAGTTCGCGATGCCGGCATTGAAAAAAACACATTAATTATTTGGACAACAGATAATGGAGCCTGGGTAGATGCGTGGCCAGATGCAGGTTATACTCCCTTTAGAGGCATGAAAGGCTCTGTGTATGAAGGAGGCTTCCGTGTTCCGGCTTTAGCCTGGTGGCCGGGTCATATTAAAGCAGGGTCTTTAAATACAGATATGTTTTCACATATGGATTGGTGGCCCACAATTGCTTCTATTATCGGTCAGCCAGTGCCAGCACATGAATGGAAAGATAATGAAGGAAATCCAATTATTTTTGATGGTTTAGACCTTAGTGCTTCTTTATTAGGAACTGGGCCGGGCATACGCCAGGATTTTTATTTTTTTGCAGGACAGGCTTTTGGAGCCGTTCGTGTTAAGAATTTTAAATTCCTTTTTACTGCAAAAGATTCTTGGCTGGGATCGGATAAACCATTAAAAGTAGTGGCTACTTATGATTTATTATGGGATCCGGCAGAACAACGTGATATGACATTTAACGGTGCTGCACCAAACAATGGAAATTCTCCAGGGCATTTTAGCGGATCAGATAATGGGTGGGCTGGAATGTACATGGCTCCCCGTGTCATTAAATTATTTGATGAGATGAAAAAAATACCAAATAAAAAATATATCCCCTTTGGAGAAGGTCTGCCTAAAATAATTCCTGATGAATATAAATAG
- a CDS encoding glycosyl hydrolase family 8, which translates to MRIQLYLIIFALIIPAFIISQNKKKSELKRPHYRNLFKEAGYSQTEIDKKLTKAYYDIFEGPNKVYFTEGDSLGYVSDIKNKDARTEGMSYGMMVAVQLDKKEVFDRLWRWSLKYMQHQDGPREAYFAWSVDPQTKKQNSPGSASDGELYYITSLLFASNRWGNTTGINYYKEARRILDAMWKKDGTGNIFNIINTNHKQISFVPEGGGYNWTDPSYHVPAFYEIWALYAKDGHEQFYKECADVSRNFLHKACHPVTGLNSDYTEFSGEPHPTPWMPPGFRYDSWRVPMNIAMDYTWYGKDKKWQEDYASRFQNFLRSKGIDTYLDQYNLDGSTPEFILQAGPVKKLRHSIGLVATAATASLVNKDKASIDFVHAIWNARLEPYEDGYFDPYYDGLMYLFSLMHLSGKYQIIEPEVK; encoded by the coding sequence ATGAGAATCCAACTTTATCTTATCATTTTTGCCTTAATTATTCCTGCTTTTATCATTAGTCAAAATAAGAAGAAATCAGAGCTTAAAAGACCTCACTACAGAAATCTTTTTAAGGAAGCAGGTTATAGTCAGACAGAAATAGATAAAAAATTAACCAAAGCCTATTATGATATTTTTGAAGGTCCAAATAAAGTATATTTTACAGAAGGAGACTCTTTAGGATATGTTTCGGATATTAAAAACAAGGATGCGCGTACCGAAGGAATGTCATACGGAATGATGGTTGCTGTACAGCTCGATAAAAAAGAAGTTTTTGATCGTCTCTGGCGATGGTCGCTAAAATATATGCAGCATCAGGATGGACCAAGAGAAGCCTATTTTGCCTGGAGCGTCGATCCGCAGACTAAAAAACAAAACTCACCGGGTTCTGCTTCAGACGGAGAATTGTATTATATAACCAGTCTTCTTTTTGCTTCAAACAGATGGGGCAATACTACCGGAATAAATTACTACAAAGAAGCCAGAAGAATATTAGATGCGATGTGGAAAAAAGATGGAACGGGAAATATCTTCAACATTATAAATACTAATCACAAACAAATTTCTTTCGTACCTGAAGGCGGCGGTTATAACTGGACAGATCCTTCATATCACGTGCCTGCGTTTTACGAAATATGGGCGTTATATGCTAAAGATGGCCATGAGCAGTTTTACAAAGAATGTGCTGATGTTTCACGAAATTTTTTGCATAAAGCTTGTCATCCTGTAACGGGTTTAAATTCGGATTATACGGAGTTTTCGGGAGAACCACATCCAACACCATGGATGCCTCCCGGATTTCGTTATGATTCCTGGCGTGTTCCCATGAATATTGCAATGGATTATACATGGTATGGGAAAGATAAAAAGTGGCAGGAAGATTATGCTTCGAGATTTCAAAATTTCCTGAGATCCAAAGGCATAGATACTTATCTTGATCAATATAATCTCGACGGCTCAACTCCTGAATTTATTCTACAGGCTGGTCCGGTTAAAAAACTCAGACATTCAATTGGGTTAGTGGCGACAGCCGCTACTGCATCTTTAGTAAATAAAGATAAAGCGAGTATAGATTTTGTTCATGCCATTTGGAATGCCAGACTCGAACCTTATGAAGATGGTTATTTTGATCCGTATTATGATGGACTAATGTATCTTTTTAGTCTAATGCATCTTAGTGGAAAATATCAGATTATTGAGCCTGAGGTAAAATAA
- a CDS encoding MFS transporter, which yields MNNTSQKLSILEKTGYGLGDFAANLIFQTLLTFLAFFYTDVYKIPAGTASIIIFTGGFIGAFFNIIMGIIADRTQTKYGKFRPWILWTALPFGIAAVLTFLTPDFGMSGKIIYTLLTYFFLVIIYSANNLPYVALSGVLTGDMKERNSLSSYRFVAVMIAQFIVQSLLLPFVLILGNGDKTVGFKNTMMLFALIGVICFLVTFFTTKERIIPSKNQESSIKHDFFDLCKNGPWLVMLLVTILVFITLSLKGGMYVFYFKYYLDPAAQTVFLNDIGFTAFIERVNHSLTAMGLVDFQWPEDAPTSAFSLFNGGGIIFMIFGIMFSKPLADSFGKRNVYIIFIFLSALSLLAFNFYSRSAIAIVFLTQLLHGFIYGVTIPLLWTMIADVADYSEWKNHRRATAIIFSAMIFGLKIGISIGSSLGAAFLSKYGYVAEEVNQVPAAVEGIKLSISIYPGFIFIISAVLLCFYVIDKKMEIQIETDLKERRNGF from the coding sequence ATGAATAATACATCGCAAAAGCTTTCTATACTAGAAAAAACAGGTTATGGTTTAGGTGATTTTGCAGCGAATTTGATTTTTCAGACTCTGCTGACTTTTTTGGCTTTCTTTTATACCGATGTTTATAAGATTCCTGCCGGAACTGCAAGCATAATTATCTTTACAGGAGGTTTTATTGGTGCTTTTTTTAATATTATTATGGGAATTATTGCAGATCGCACCCAGACAAAATATGGAAAATTCAGACCTTGGATATTATGGACTGCCCTGCCTTTTGGAATTGCTGCTGTACTTACTTTTTTAACTCCTGATTTTGGAATGTCAGGCAAGATTATTTATACACTTCTCACGTATTTTTTCCTGGTAATTATTTACTCGGCAAATAATTTACCTTATGTTGCTTTAAGCGGGGTTTTAACTGGTGATATGAAGGAACGAAACAGTCTATCCTCCTATCGCTTTGTAGCAGTAATGATTGCTCAATTTATAGTTCAGTCGCTTTTGCTTCCGTTTGTTTTAATTTTAGGAAACGGTGATAAAACAGTAGGTTTTAAAAATACCATGATGCTATTTGCTTTAATTGGGGTAATTTGTTTTTTGGTTACTTTTTTTACTACCAAAGAAAGAATCATTCCTTCAAAAAATCAGGAATCTTCTATTAAACATGATTTTTTTGATTTGTGTAAAAATGGTCCATGGCTGGTTATGTTACTGGTTACCATTTTGGTATTTATAACTTTGTCTTTAAAGGGCGGCATGTATGTTTTTTACTTTAAATATTACTTAGATCCGGCTGCTCAGACAGTTTTTCTCAACGATATTGGTTTCACAGCTTTTATCGAAAGAGTAAATCATTCCTTAACTGCAATGGGACTTGTGGATTTTCAATGGCCCGAAGATGCTCCAACCTCAGCTTTTAGTCTTTTTAATGGCGGAGGGATTATTTTTATGATATTTGGAATCATGTTTTCAAAACCTCTTGCTGATTCTTTTGGCAAAAGAAATGTGTATATCATTTTTATTTTTCTGTCTGCTCTCAGCCTTCTGGCGTTTAATTTTTACAGCAGATCAGCTATTGCAATTGTTTTTTTGACTCAGTTACTGCATGGATTTATTTATGGCGTAACAATCCCGCTATTATGGACTATGATTGCCGATGTTGCTGATTACAGCGAATGGAAAAACCATAGAAGAGCAACTGCTATCATTTTTTCGGCGATGATTTTTGGATTAAAAATTGGAATTAGTATAGGCAGTTCATTAGGCGCCGCTTTTTTATCTAAATATGGTTATGTAGCAGAAGAAGTAAATCAGGTTCCGGCGGCCGTTGAGGGAATTAAACTTTCAATAAGTATTTATCCTGGCTTTATATTTATTATAAGTGCCGTTTTATTATGCTTTTATGTAATAGATAAAAAAATGGAAATTCAAATTGAAACAGATTTGAAAGAAAGAAGAAATGGATTTTAG
- a CDS encoding RagB/SusD family nutrient uptake outer membrane protein gives MKKIKYIVAALLGVFTMNSCDTSELELKNPNTLSPDTFFKTAAQVESSVNAAYANLQTRGLYARNLAFAMDLMGQDAAGNPQLEGNKKPFQDFSFNAGNDIIQYYWESCFLGISRANFVLDNADKINALSNSVLSQEKKNKFLGEAHFLRGYYYFLLVNRFGDVPIYKTGTIVGAARSPKAEVYNLIREDFEFASQNLLSKSAEQVGRATKEAAYAYLGKVLLYEKKYDQALAALNNVTGASLEDKGNFYNNFMEETEHGKESIFEIEFNENNGTGNKWDDAGNSGGTGFAESTLRGQEYGNLSWYNVYPPDALLNSYEPGDLRFGDTFYVPGSKYLNGTRTMTAQNFNTSAGLRNAGWKKYQNYYKKDDEATQSSINFKVMRYADVLLMKAECENQRDGGSQTAAIAYIKEVRDRAGLTTTIAPTKDAVFAAIVHERKVEFAGEQSRFDDIIRWGIASTELAGTGFQAGKSELWPIPNRETSSNPNIKPSDNNPGY, from the coding sequence ATGAAAAAAATAAAATATATAGTTGCTGCATTGCTGGGTGTTTTCACAATGAATTCATGCGACACGTCTGAATTAGAATTAAAAAACCCAAATACACTGTCGCCAGACACTTTCTTTAAAACCGCAGCACAGGTAGAATCATCTGTAAATGCAGCTTATGCTAATTTACAAACCAGAGGACTTTATGCCAGAAACCTTGCTTTTGCAATGGATTTAATGGGGCAGGATGCAGCAGGAAATCCACAGTTAGAAGGAAATAAAAAACCTTTTCAGGATTTTTCTTTTAATGCCGGAAATGATATTATCCAGTACTATTGGGAATCTTGTTTTTTAGGAATATCCAGAGCCAATTTTGTATTAGATAATGCTGATAAGATTAATGCTTTGTCAAATTCAGTTTTATCGCAGGAAAAAAAGAATAAATTTTTAGGAGAAGCCCATTTTTTAAGAGGCTATTATTATTTCTTATTAGTAAATCGTTTTGGAGATGTTCCAATTTATAAAACCGGAACGATAGTAGGTGCGGCAAGAAGCCCTAAAGCAGAAGTTTACAATCTTATTAGAGAAGATTTTGAATTTGCTTCTCAGAACCTGCTTTCAAAAAGTGCAGAACAAGTAGGAAGAGCAACTAAAGAAGCTGCTTATGCTTATTTAGGTAAAGTATTATTATACGAAAAGAAATACGATCAGGCCTTAGCTGCATTGAACAATGTTACAGGAGCCAGCCTTGAGGATAAAGGCAATTTTTACAACAATTTCATGGAAGAAACGGAGCATGGCAAGGAATCTATTTTTGAAATTGAATTTAATGAAAATAACGGAACCGGTAATAAATGGGACGATGCAGGAAACAGCGGCGGAACTGGTTTTGCAGAATCAACTTTGAGAGGACAGGAATATGGTAATTTAAGCTGGTACAATGTATATCCGCCAGATGCACTTTTAAATTCGTATGAGCCGGGAGATTTACGTTTTGGAGATACTTTTTATGTGCCGGGTTCTAAATATTTAAACGGAACACGTACTATGACAGCGCAAAACTTTAATACCTCTGCGGGTCTTAGAAATGCCGGATGGAAAAAGTACCAAAACTATTATAAAAAAGACGATGAGGCTACGCAATCCAGTATTAACTTCAAAGTAATGCGTTATGCAGATGTACTATTAATGAAAGCAGAATGTGAAAACCAAAGAGATGGAGGTTCACAAACAGCAGCCATTGCTTATATTAAAGAAGTTAGAGACCGTGCAGGATTAACAACTACAATCGCACCTACAAAAGATGCTGTATTTGCAGCAATTGTACATGAAAGAAAAGTAGAATTTGCAGGAGAGCAAAGCCGTTTTGATGATATTATAAGATGGGGAATTGCAAGCACAGAATTAGCAGGAACTGGTTTTCAGGCTGGTAAAAGTGAATTATGGCCAATTCCAAACAGAGAAACATCTTCTAATCCAAATATAAAACCAAGCGATAATAATCCTGGATATTAA
- a CDS encoding TonB-dependent receptor — protein sequence MMLKLKFAIITLLIISSHNMMAQSKTIQGVVTDPSGFPLPGASINVEGSKNSASTDFDGKYTLKDVSPTDKITFSFVGLISQTITVGTRNTIDVTLALSTQNLNEVIVGYGTQKRAKVTGAISTVGSKDIAAVPITNAESALQGRAAGVTVVNGAPGSNPTVTIRGLATMGNSAPLYVIDGVLAGNLSGLSPNDIESMSVLKDASTTALYGSKAFNGVIMVTTKKGKKGPGQLTFSTYAGFQTITKRYDVLNTQQYLQYAKDLGSDLTARAAEFGNINTNWQDQIFQSGVMQDYNLSFSNGTESSTARYSAEYLKQEGAVINTGFERYSFRANNTQDIGRLKIGSNIGLSFNTINPERSSGGRTLLEHAIKMAPYLPVYNENSIGGYQGPSAIDGNDAENPVRVANLGYQKINNLSIIGNIYAELEILKGLKFKSQVSLDYYTGKDHTFVPSYSDGSYHRQAFSTTSETNSQGQTIVYDNSLTYKTTFASKHNLEVLGVITKIDSKSQNVVAGSRYYISDEIDQLRYNEGNLSSANYVEKNLGYIARINYDYEDKYLLALSGRRDASSRFGANNRWGNFYSVAVGWNIAKEAFMTNSVFSTLKLRASTGTTGNDRIDNYQYSATLLADYNYPIAGGNAPGVSLGVAANPDLKWESKTDRNIGIDFGLFDEKFTGSFEYFNNKSSDILFAVPLSASVGSAGGGTQIQNVADVKVSGYEVTLGYNDRKGDFTWSAVANLGTSKNEVTGLAPGVTSVLGGPTARAGLENFSRLEVGQPLFYFYGYQTNGIYQNQAEVDAVFGPGQTNIKPGDIKIVDRDGNKIINSNDKTNIGNPYPDFTYGLNLTAAYKKFDFNCFITGVQGNDIYNANKFDLTGMNRLFNASTEVLDRAIVVNGVVTNPSATLPRAQGADINWSSANQRYIEDGSYTRLKNITLGYTLSGETFDSHFSNIRFYLSGQNLITITNYSGLDPEIARADANANSAGIDLGRYPQPKSVIFGIDVKF from the coding sequence ATGATGTTAAAATTAAAATTTGCAATAATCACATTGCTGATAATCAGCAGTCATAATATGATGGCACAGTCAAAGACCATTCAGGGGGTTGTTACAGATCCCTCGGGATTTCCTCTGCCGGGAGCCAGTATTAATGTAGAAGGTTCAAAAAACAGCGCTTCTACAGATTTTGACGGAAAGTATACCTTAAAAGATGTTAGCCCTACAGATAAAATTACATTTTCATTTGTGGGCCTTATATCACAAACTATTACAGTAGGCACCAGAAATACTATTGATGTTACATTAGCATTATCCACACAAAACTTAAATGAAGTTATAGTAGGTTACGGAACTCAAAAGAGAGCTAAAGTAACCGGAGCAATTTCTACAGTAGGTTCAAAAGATATTGCTGCTGTGCCTATTACAAATGCAGAATCGGCCTTGCAGGGTAGAGCAGCTGGTGTTACTGTTGTAAACGGCGCTCCGGGTTCTAATCCTACCGTTACCATTCGTGGTCTGGCTACAATGGGAAACAGTGCGCCTTTGTATGTAATTGATGGTGTTTTGGCTGGAAACTTATCCGGACTAAGCCCAAATGATATCGAATCGATGTCTGTTTTAAAAGATGCTTCAACAACCGCTTTATATGGTTCAAAAGCTTTCAACGGAGTTATTATGGTAACTACGAAAAAAGGTAAAAAAGGACCGGGTCAGCTTACTTTTAGTACATATGCCGGTTTTCAGACTATTACAAAGAGATATGACGTTTTAAATACACAGCAATATCTGCAGTATGCTAAAGATTTAGGAAGTGATCTTACAGCAAGGGCTGCAGAATTTGGAAATATAAACACCAACTGGCAGGATCAAATTTTTCAGAGCGGTGTAATGCAGGATTATAATTTAAGTTTTTCTAATGGTACAGAAAGTTCTACAGCCCGTTATTCTGCAGAATATTTAAAACAAGAAGGAGCCGTTATCAATACAGGTTTTGAGCGTTATTCTTTTAGAGCTAATAATACTCAGGATATTGGCAGACTTAAAATAGGAAGCAACATCGGACTATCTTTTAATACCATCAATCCGGAACGCAGCTCTGGAGGAAGAACACTACTTGAGCATGCAATTAAAATGGCACCTTACTTACCGGTTTACAATGAAAACAGTATTGGAGGTTATCAGGGACCAAGTGCAATTGATGGAAACGATGCAGAAAACCCTGTTCGTGTTGCCAATTTGGGATATCAAAAAATTAATAATTTATCTATAATAGGAAATATCTACGCAGAATTGGAGATTTTAAAAGGACTGAAATTTAAATCACAGGTTTCATTAGATTATTACACAGGTAAAGATCACACATTTGTACCGAGTTATAGTGATGGTTCTTATCACAGACAGGCATTTTCTACAACAAGTGAAACTAACTCTCAGGGACAGACTATTGTGTATGATAACAGTTTGACGTATAAAACTACTTTTGCTTCAAAACATAATTTAGAAGTTTTGGGAGTTATCACAAAAATCGATTCTAAGTCACAAAATGTGGTAGCCGGAAGCCGTTATTATATTTCAGATGAAATTGATCAGCTGCGATACAATGAAGGAAATTTAAGTTCTGCAAATTATGTAGAGAAGAACCTTGGATATATTGCCCGTATCAATTATGATTATGAAGATAAATACCTTCTGGCACTTTCAGGAAGACGTGATGCTTCTTCTCGTTTTGGTGCCAATAACCGCTGGGGTAATTTTTATTCAGTAGCTGTAGGATGGAATATTGCCAAAGAAGCTTTTATGACAAATTCTGTTTTTAGTACATTAAAACTTAGAGCAAGTACAGGAACAACAGGAAACGACAGAATTGATAATTATCAATACAGTGCCACGCTGCTTGCAGATTACAATTACCCAATTGCAGGAGGCAATGCCCCGGGAGTTTCTCTTGGAGTTGCTGCAAATCCTGATTTGAAATGGGAATCTAAAACGGACAGGAACATAGGTATAGATTTTGGTTTATTTGACGAGAAATTTACCGGATCGTTTGAATATTTTAATAATAAAAGCAGTGACATTCTTTTTGCCGTTCCGTTATCTGCTTCAGTAGGATCTGCAGGAGGAGGAACTCAGATTCAAAACGTAGCCGATGTAAAAGTATCAGGATATGAAGTAACATTAGGATACAATGACAGAAAAGGAGATTTTACATGGTCTGCCGTAGCCAATTTAGGAACAAGCAAAAATGAAGTAACAGGCTTAGCACCGGGAGTAACCAGCGTATTAGGTGGCCCAACGGCAAGAGCAGGTTTAGAGAACTTTTCAAGACTTGAAGTAGGACAGCCATTATTCTATTTTTATGGTTATCAAACCAACGGAATTTACCAAAATCAGGCAGAAGTAGATGCCGTTTTTGGGCCAGGTCAAACGAACATCAAACCAGGTGATATCAAAATTGTAGATCGTGACGGAAACAAAATAATCAACTCTAATGATAAAACAAATATTGGTAATCCATATCCGGATTTTACGTATGGTTTAAATCTTACCGCAGCTTATAAAAAGTTTGATTTTAACTGTTTTATTACAGGAGTTCAGGGAAATGATATTTATAACGCAAATAAATTTGATTTAACAGGAATGAATCGTTTGTTTAATGCCAGTACAGAAGTATTAGACAGGGCAATTGTAGTAAACGGAGTTGTAACGAATCCTTCGGCTACACTGCCAAGAGCACAGGGAGCAGACATTAACTGGTCATCAGCTAATCAGCGCTATATTGAAGATGGTTCTTATACCAGATTAAAAAATATCACTTTAGGATATACCTTATCAGGAGAAACATTTGACAGCCATTTTTCAAACATAAGATTCTATTTAAGTGGTCAAAACCTTATTACAATTACAAATTATTCGGGGTTAGATCCTGAAATAGCACGTGCAGATGCTAATGCAAACTCTGCAGGTATCGACTTAGGAAGGTATCCACAGCCTAAATCCGTAATTTTTGGAATTGATGTTAAATTTTAA